AAGTGTTAGCTTTGTTGCTGAGATAGTAATAGGTTTGCTTAAGGCTAAAaaggattttttgtactttaataatTTCCAGTTTATTGAGCTCCTCTCTTAAAAGTTTGAGCTGTCTCGCTCCTTGCACCGAAGGGTTTGATTTAAGGAAGGAAGATTGACGCCTAAACTCACATGTGAGTTCCGAGAGCGATCTTCCCTGAGTTTTTTAGTGATATAGGAAGCCTCTagtttattagaattttttttaaaagagaatAGGATGCCTGGAGATCGaatccaatgggtctcctgcagaaaaACCACGCTAGCTTTGAGTTTTTTAATAGTGGCGTAAAGTAGACTTCTCTTAGTCGGAGAATTGAGGCCTTGCACATTATGAGTTATAACATTCAATTCCATATTGGAGGggaggtgagagaaaaaaaaaaaaggggagggggtagGGTTAGAGGGAAGgtatatcccattcctttttaacaatttccaaaattctcttaggaactggaaaaacatcagtgtaagtaggcacctctagatttttgtccatcttacacaatttctctggtggtatcacaatagtatcataatcatccagagtcgctaaaacctccccgaagtaacaggcggaggtgttcaagcttaaatttaaaggacattgcgtccgaatctgtctgagataacacatttcctgaatctgaaatttcttcctcagacagcaactccctgacccccaactcagagcactgtgagggtacatcagaaatagccaataaagcatcagaggattcagtattcatattaatacctgacctactgcgtttaacctgtaacactggtaatttagataatacctcagtaagggtagttgacataactgcagccatctcctgcagagtaaaggaattagacgcactagaagtacttggcgtcgcttgtgtgggcgttaaaggttgtgacacttggggagaattggatggcatatcctggttctcttcagactgagaatcatccttagacacactatctttactcaaaatatgctctttacaatgtaaggccttttcagtacaagaggtacacaatgtaagagggggttccacaatggcatctaaacacatagaacaatgagattcctcaatgtcagacatgttgaacagactagtaaaaaAACACCAATAGTCattcaaacactttattaaatgcttTAAATAATTCTttgaaaacgtgtactgcgcctttaaataataaaaaagcgaACAATTTTTTCAAAGCTGCTTTAAACCGTTAATTTACTTCCAAAATTAACTTAATCCTAAATAAAggttccaaaaattattgcaccccatgtAGTAAGGGGGGGATtaacttctaaaatgtatttatagccACATTTTTATTAAAGTCAGCAAAACTACcctctgcaccttgccacagctctgctgtggcgcctacctgaccCCAGGGTACTTCGAGATGACTCAATCTGGAGAGTAAAAACTCTGCTTAGGCTCCAccagagctaatgcctgctgcttccCAGGCAGAATACAGAgtgcgtctgagcgtgcgaaaataagccccacccatcaggaccgatgaccgagtaggcccaaacaaccgcATGGAGGAGCGGTTACCAATACAAGCCATGTGGAATCGTTTACCCCTAGTATACACTACGGTCAAAATGTATATCTAAACACCAAAACCGTAAAACATTTCTCCCAGTGTCTTTTATAATGAGCACTCAGCACTCTGTCATTATAAACTCTTTTGGCCCAAAAATGTCaacttaataaaataaactaatgcataggtttcagtaacacccccctttgataacaggtctactgcttaccccttaactaacagggaaataaatgtcagccacttctgatataccaagtctacTCAGAATAAATGGCTACACATacatcaatgctgcttgtagcataaaccggtctccacactgaagatgtctcctgtattaccttcagatctgtgggaaccaacgtggatcttagttacagctgctaagatcataaacctcagggcagaaatcttcttccatataccCCTGAgggaccatttaaaataaaaaaacttattgattgaagaaactaacacctcactttacctcttcctagtacaaacacaggcaaagagaatgactgggggtggagggaagggaggagcaatatatacagctctgttgtggtgctctttgccacttcctgttagcaggaagtggtactctttgccacttcctgttagcaggaggataatatcccacaagtaaggatgaaatccgtggactcgtcgtatcttgtagaagaaactaaTCTGAAAACATACTAgtctaaaaattaaaaccattaTTTATTTAActcagtcttactgactagtgatttaaatcaaatccaccctaggGTCACCTCATAAACGCTTGAGGTGCAGAACGGgcctcaaacagctcaaaaactgCACGCCCCAGGGGGTCACATGCAGTCATCATCAGCACTTGGTATTGTGTGATTGACAACTACATGCCACCCTCTGCACTTAGGAGTTTAAGCTCTGATTTCTTttaatatgagttttctgatgccttAAAAGATTTGATTTGTAAGTAAaatattttccacagtcagaacatgaaaatcctttctcccctgtatgaattgtctgatgcgtaataagatttgatttccgattaaaacatttcccacatttagaacatgaaaattctttctcccctgtatgagttttctgatgcataataagatttgatttcttagtaaaacatttcccacagtcagagcaTGAAAATCTTTTccctcctgtatgagttttctgatgcttaagaagagttgatttcagagtaaaacattttccgcagtcagaacatgaaaatgctttctcccctgtatgaattttctgatgcgtagtaagatttgatttctgagtaaaacatttcccacagttagagcatgaaaatcctttctcccctgtatgaattttctgatgcctaataagagttagtttcagagtaaaacatttcccacagtctgaACATGAAAAtcttttctctcctgtatgaattttctgatgcgtaataagatatgatttcagagcaaaacattttccgcagtcagaacatgaaaatgctttctctcctgtatgaattttctgatgcgtaataagatttgatttcttagtaaaacatttcccacagtcagagcaTGAAAAtcttttctctcctgtatgagttttatGATGCATAAGAAgatttgatttcagagtaaaacattttccgcagtcagaacatgaaaatcctttctctcctgtatgaattttctgatgcgtaataagatttgatttctgagtaaaacatttcccacagtcagagcatgaaaatcctttctcccctgtatgaattttctgatgcctaataagagttagtttcagagtaaaacatttcccacagtctgaACATGAAAAtcttttctctcctgtatgaattttctgatgcgtaataagataTGATTTCAGAGCAAAACATTTTCCGCAGTCAGTACATGAAAAtggtttctcccctgtatgaattttttgatgcgtaataagatttgatttcttagtaaaacattttccacagccagaacatgaaaatccttttccTCCTGTATAAATTTGTAGATGTTTAAAAAGATGTGATTTcttaagaaaacatttcccacaatctGCACTCTGATCATGACTAGGATTATTGCAGTTTGTAAATTCACCTGTCAATAAGAAATGAGAACATATAAACTGTTCTGATTTTGTTAGTCCCCTACACTTGTAGTAGACACTGTGACAACTAGACATTTCACAGCTTTCATGCTaaggcttaaagtgatggtaaatcctagcatttgtgaaacgctagaatttaccattggaaaaaataaaggggactttcattcatgaagtataaaatacttcatgatgaatgcttctttatttgttccaagtgTTCGCCATTCtcagctgctaaaggcagcccaccaTCAGAATGCTATGTcccctatttggctgagaggtgaagtattttatacttcatgaatgaaagtcccctttatttgttcacaaacgctaggatttatcatcactttaaggacAGTTTACTGGACATTACGGACTATTTCTAAGAATTCACACTTAGTCAAGGACCGAACTAAATTAAAATGAATgatgtttttaaaattaatgtttttCTACCTAatgtatcatgtccttttaaaattgaGTCTTTTAGTAATACAATTATTTCAGTCCATAAACTAATCTTTATAACTACTGCTCGTGTTTAAAACAAAGATGACTCTAgaacaacaaaaataaagaaaatagccCCAGGTGGTGTAGTATATCTAAGCAATATATAAAATTTTCATCTGAGAGAAGAATCTTACTCACGTGTCAACTACACCTTCTGATATAATTAGCAGCTCCCCAGCCAACTGTATTACTCAGGCAATTCTGTTATATCATATAGATTATGAGGATTATTTAGCTGAAAAGCCTTAAAGACCCCAATACAGCTAAACAAAAAGATATCAACCTGTGACAAATCTCCATGTACACTCACACCTTAGACACGTCACACACGtatacactcacctgcaccctgcatccctcagacatgtcacacacatacactcacctatattgtcacatatttcctgctctggTGGTTCTGGCATATttcttagccactgatcttctgtttgttctgTGTTGCATGAAATCTTAGCAACATTTTCACCTGGAAAAAAAAGAGTAAATATATAAATTtctgttatctcttttttttttaaaaatgtttaaaacaaaatgtgaaaaattgtGTAATATAAGTTAAATATGCCTCAGCCTTCATCACTAGCAGTCACATCAGTAAGAAACATTCCATATAATAACATTAGCACAACAGTAAATACAGGTGGCAAGCAATAAAGCGAGTTAGATaggaataacataaattatgcttaacagaaAATTTCcgttccttctgtacagggagagtccacagctgcattc
This genomic stretch from Bombina bombina isolate aBomBom1 chromosome 4, aBomBom1.pri, whole genome shotgun sequence harbors:
- the LOC128657084 gene encoding gastrula zinc finger protein XlCGF57.1-like; protein product: MTGDKIMTERILTHTLQIMYLLTWEVPIKCDDVAVYFSMEEWEYIEGHKELYKDVMMETHQAVRTMEIPGNESSELTGYSDENLDTGTHRDLVQNIQPSDVSAGYSDENLDTGSHGDLVQNIQPSDISAKLTGYSDENLDTGTHRDLVQNIQPSDVSAGYSDENLDTGSHGDLVQNIQPSDISASENVAKISCNTEQTEDQWLRNMPEPPEQEICDNIGEFTNCNNPSHDQSADCGKCFLKKSHLFKHLQIYTGGKGFSCSGCGKCFTKKSNLITHQKIHTGEKPFSCTDCGKCFALKSYLITHQKIHTGEKRFSCSDCGKCFTLKLTLIRHQKIHTGEKGFSCSDCGKCFTQKSNLITHQKIHTGEKGFSCSDCGKCFTLKSNLLMHHKTHTGEKRFSCSDCGKCFTKKSNLITHQKIHTGEKAFSCSDCGKCFALKSYLITHQKIHTGEKRFSCSDCGKCFTLKLTLIRHQKIHTGEKGFSCSNCGKCFTQKSNLTTHQKIHTGEKAFSCSDCGKCFTLKSTLLKHQKTHTGGKRFSCSDCGKCFTKKSNLIMHQKTHTGEKEFSCSKCGKCFNRKSNLITHQTIHTGEKGFSCSDCGKYFTYKSNLLRHQKTHIKRNQSLNS